Proteins from a single region of Runella sp. SP2:
- the xerD gene encoding site-specific tyrosine recombinase XerD, with product MWDIYLKHFKDFLLLERGLADNSVEAYVRDATKLAEYIELMGGKEITAVVEFDILGFLGYLHDLGLAAHSQARILSGLKAFFKYLLLENILTIDPTQLIESPHLSRHLPDVLTYPEILALLEANDLSTPEGMRNRAMLEVLYSSGLRVSELVDLQITNCYFDAGFLRVIGKGSKTRLVPIGSDAVKQTLLYINHTRSALEVQKGHEDFVFLNRRGKQLTRVMVFLVIKNLVEVAGIPKKVSPHTFRHSFATHLIEGGADLRAVQEMLGHESITTTEIYTHLDREYLREVVTKYHPRA from the coding sequence ATGTGGGATATTTACCTAAAACACTTTAAAGATTTTTTACTCCTCGAACGCGGTCTGGCCGACAACTCCGTGGAAGCTTACGTACGCGATGCCACCAAACTCGCCGAATACATCGAATTGATGGGAGGCAAAGAAATAACGGCGGTAGTTGAGTTCGATATTTTGGGATTTTTGGGCTACCTGCACGATTTGGGTCTGGCTGCGCATTCGCAAGCGCGAATTTTATCGGGTCTGAAAGCATTTTTCAAGTACTTACTTCTCGAAAATATCCTTACAATTGACCCAACTCAACTCATTGAATCTCCCCATCTGTCGCGGCATTTGCCCGATGTTCTCACTTACCCCGAAATTTTAGCGTTATTAGAAGCTAATGACCTTTCGACCCCCGAAGGAATGCGCAACCGTGCCATGTTGGAAGTGCTGTACAGTTCGGGGCTGCGGGTATCTGAGTTGGTCGATTTACAAATCACAAATTGTTATTTTGACGCAGGTTTTTTGCGAGTAATCGGAAAAGGAAGCAAAACCCGACTGGTACCCATTGGCAGTGATGCTGTCAAACAAACTTTGCTTTACATCAACCATACCCGTAGCGCGCTCGAAGTACAGAAAGGCCACGAAGATTTTGTGTTTTTAAACCGTCGGGGTAAGCAGCTTACCCGTGTTATGGTGTTTTTGGTCATCAAAAACTTGGTTGAAGTAGCTGGAATACCAAAGAAAGTCAGTCCGCACACTTTTCGTCATTCGTTTGCCACGCACCTCATCGAAGGAGGGGCAGACTTGCGCGCGGTTCAGGAAATGCTCGGCCACGAGTCGATTACTACCACTGAAATTTACACCCACCTCGACCGCGAATACCTCCGCGAAGTAGTGACAAAATATCACCCAAGGGCCTAA
- a CDS encoding L-threonylcarbamoyladenylate synthase, translating to MAMIGTDILAVKKLLEAGEVVGIPTETVYGLAGNALNDDAVLQIFKVKNRPQFDPLIVHTNSLEKVKTFVVDFPPKAQQLAEAFWPGPLTLLLPKSEAISDLVTSGLGTVAVRIPNHPLTLELLSELDFPLAAPSANPFGYISPTSAQHVDKQLGKKIPYILDGGASQVGIESTIVGFEEEETVVYRLGGASVEAIENVVGPVRLVAHSSSNPKAPGMLKSHYSPRKPLFINALEEVLKAYNAQKVGYLAFKKTSTLVPAEHQRILSPSGSYAEAAKHLFAYMRQLDALEVEVICTELLPEKDLGRAMNDRIRRAAVRE from the coding sequence ATGGCAATGATTGGAACTGATATTTTAGCAGTAAAAAAACTCCTTGAAGCGGGGGAAGTGGTGGGGATTCCGACCGAAACGGTTTATGGTTTGGCGGGAAATGCGTTAAATGATGACGCTGTTCTTCAAATTTTTAAGGTTAAAAATCGCCCACAATTTGACCCACTAATTGTGCACACCAACTCGTTGGAGAAAGTCAAAACGTTTGTAGTCGATTTCCCACCAAAAGCCCAGCAATTGGCCGAGGCATTCTGGCCTGGGCCATTGACGCTGCTCTTGCCAAAGTCAGAAGCCATTTCTGATTTGGTAACGTCGGGGCTAGGAACTGTAGCGGTACGTATCCCAAACCATCCTCTGACGCTGGAGTTACTCTCCGAACTTGATTTTCCATTGGCAGCGCCCAGTGCCAATCCTTTTGGCTACATTAGCCCGACCTCGGCGCAGCACGTTGATAAGCAGTTGGGTAAAAAAATACCTTACATTTTGGATGGAGGTGCCAGTCAAGTTGGAATCGAATCGACGATTGTGGGTTTTGAAGAAGAAGAAACGGTGGTATATCGGTTGGGTGGAGCATCGGTAGAGGCCATCGAAAACGTAGTGGGTCCAGTCCGTTTGGTGGCACATTCAAGCTCCAATCCCAAAGCGCCAGGTATGTTGAAAAGTCATTATTCTCCTCGAAAACCGCTTTTTATTAACGCCTTGGAGGAGGTATTGAAAGCGTATAACGCTCAAAAAGTGGGATATTTGGCCTTCAAAAAAACTTCTACGCTAGTTCCTGCCGAGCACCAGCGCATTTTATCGCCGTCGGGGAGTTATGCTGAGGCGGCCAAGCACCTTTTTGCATACATGCGCCAACTTGATGCGCTTGAGGTTGAGGTGATTTGTACTGAACTTTTGCCCGAAAAAGATTTAGGCCGAGCTATGAATGACCGTATCAGACGGGCAGCGGTTCGGGAGTAA
- a CDS encoding metallophosphoesterase: MKRIGLISDTHHFLDDAVFTHFDQCDEIWHAGDVGSVEILDKLAQFKPLRAVYGNIDAKEVRWQAPEHQRFELEGFRVWMTHIGGAPPKYNPHVRPELVNATPDIFVCGHSHILRVMRDPQLHNMLYLNPGAAGREGFHKIRTLLRFVLDSGKISQMEVVELGKRGAIG; the protein is encoded by the coding sequence TTGAAACGTATCGGTCTTATTTCTGACACCCACCATTTTTTGGACGACGCCGTTTTTACCCACTTTGACCAATGCGACGAAATTTGGCACGCGGGCGACGTGGGTAGCGTCGAAATTTTGGATAAACTAGCTCAATTTAAACCGCTACGAGCGGTATATGGCAACATCGACGCCAAGGAAGTCCGCTGGCAAGCCCCCGAACACCAACGTTTTGAGCTGGAAGGTTTTCGGGTTTGGATGACGCACATTGGTGGCGCTCCCCCGAAATACAACCCGCACGTTCGGCCAGAGTTGGTCAATGCCACCCCCGATATTTTTGTGTGTGGCCACTCGCACATCCTCCGCGTCATGCGCGACCCGCAACTTCACAATATGCTTTACCTCAACCCAGGCGCGGCAGGCCGAGAAGGTTTTCACAAAATACGTACCCTATTACGGTTTGTTTTAGACAGCGGTAAAATCAGCCAAATGGAAGTGGTTGAGTTGGGAAAACGAGGAGCGATTGGTTAG
- a CDS encoding LuxR C-terminal-related transcriptional regulator, giving the protein MPKLTIKKIFFYLQDSPFPKDEEVLLLTTLTQRELELLILLIDAPSNEELAQKLHIEIKSVETCKTRIGEKLNQTGKGALLRFALKYRSLLEPLKTKGLTPYFGKNRPFLSG; this is encoded by the coding sequence ATGCCTAAGCTAACTATCAAAAAAATCTTTTTTTACCTACAAGACAGCCCATTTCCAAAAGACGAAGAAGTTCTTTTGCTAACAACGCTCACTCAGCGAGAGTTAGAACTACTCATTCTACTTATTGATGCTCCATCCAACGAAGAATTGGCTCAAAAGCTACACATAGAAATCAAAAGTGTAGAAACCTGTAAAACCCGCATTGGTGAAAAACTCAACCAAACGGGCAAGGGGGCGCTCTTGCGCTTTGCACTGAAATACCGAAGCCTACTCGAACCCCTCAAAACTAAGGGGTTAACTCCCTATTTTGGTAAGAATAGACCTTTTTTATCGGGCTGA
- a CDS encoding Ppx/GppA phosphatase family protein: MKIAAIDIGSNAARLQISSVLKDGGYTSFKKVEYVRFPLRLGHDVFTYGSLTPESQERTIKLMKCYKLLLELHEVEGYMACATSAMRESANGQEVVERIAHETGIKIHIIDGSKEAELINNVVVQALVDGQYLHIDVGGGSTELNLYFNRQKVASKSFKIGSVRLLEGKESKGAWQKMERWIEENVDNYEPVKAVGTGGNISKLFNLVSKTSDNATSVEELTRMRDYIASFSQEDRVHKLRLNADRADVIVPASDIYISVMKWAGASEIIVPDLGLKDGIIQLVYENLCKK, from the coding sequence TTGAAAATAGCAGCAATTGATATTGGCTCAAACGCGGCACGTTTGCAAATTTCATCGGTTCTGAAAGATGGAGGTTACACTAGTTTCAAAAAGGTAGAGTACGTCCGCTTTCCACTTCGCTTGGGGCATGATGTGTTCACTTACGGTAGCCTAACCCCCGAAAGCCAAGAACGTACCATCAAACTTATGAAGTGTTACAAGCTGTTGCTAGAGCTTCATGAAGTGGAAGGATACATGGCTTGCGCCACCTCAGCCATGCGTGAATCGGCCAATGGGCAAGAGGTAGTTGAACGCATCGCCCACGAAACGGGAATAAAAATCCACATCATCGACGGCAGTAAAGAGGCAGAACTTATCAATAATGTAGTGGTTCAGGCCCTGGTAGATGGCCAATACTTGCACATCGACGTTGGGGGCGGTAGTACGGAGTTGAACCTGTATTTTAACCGTCAAAAAGTGGCTTCTAAGTCATTTAAGATTGGTTCAGTACGGTTGCTAGAAGGCAAAGAAAGCAAGGGGGCTTGGCAAAAAATGGAACGCTGGATTGAAGAAAACGTGGACAACTATGAGCCTGTAAAGGCGGTAGGAACGGGCGGTAACATTTCTAAGCTTTTTAATTTGGTCTCAAAAACATCCGATAACGCAACGTCTGTTGAAGAACTTACTCGAATGCGCGACTACATTGCTTCCTTCAGCCAAGAAGACCGCGTCCATAAACTTCGCCTCAACGCCGACCGTGCCGATGTCATCGTACCTGCTTCTGATATTTACATTTCGGTGATGAAGTGGGCGGGAGCGTCCGAAATTATCGTTCCTGACTTAGGACTAAAAGATGGAATTATCCAGTTGGTGTACGAAAATTTGTGTAAAAAATAG
- a CDS encoding VWA domain-containing protein — protein sequence MNFNYELTLVEYIFIAAFLILYSVYIGRTLYVAKALGSTARGVVIKFFLRTTYVALLIVAILGPFFGEPERDIVAEGKDIMVLVDVSKSMDATDVQPSRLDKVKFELQRLTTSLSGNRFGLMVFSSSPFLQVPLTFDLNAFSLFTQTLNTSQVSNHGTDICSALDLGVEKLVQNRSTNTSKIILLLTDGENFGACERQTFTNIKKFDLKLMIVGIGTTNGGRIKEGTGWVKDDNDQIVTTRLNNAYLRELAKSTNGKYFEINSQQNAIGDVVDAINSVENRLIDSRKVAVVSNKYRYFLMVALVLIALDILVTVSTFQV from the coding sequence ATGAATTTCAACTACGAACTCACACTTGTCGAGTATATTTTTATTGCTGCATTCCTCATTTTGTACAGTGTTTACATTGGACGAACCTTGTACGTTGCCAAGGCATTGGGTAGTACTGCGCGGGGCGTAGTCATCAAGTTTTTTTTAAGAACTACCTACGTTGCCCTATTAATTGTGGCGATTTTAGGCCCTTTTTTTGGTGAACCCGAACGCGACATTGTTGCCGAAGGAAAAGACATCATGGTGCTCGTCGATGTATCAAAATCAATGGATGCGACTGATGTTCAGCCTTCTCGCCTCGATAAAGTCAAATTTGAACTACAACGCCTCACCACTTCCCTCAGTGGAAATCGGTTTGGCCTCATGGTTTTTTCTAGTAGCCCATTTTTACAAGTTCCGCTTACGTTCGACCTAAACGCCTTTAGTCTATTTACCCAAACCCTCAACACTTCTCAAGTCAGCAACCACGGTACTGATATTTGCAGTGCTTTGGATTTGGGGGTGGAAAAACTTGTCCAAAACCGCTCGACCAATACCTCAAAAATTATTTTACTCCTGACCGACGGGGAAAATTTTGGCGCTTGCGAACGTCAAACTTTTACCAATATCAAAAAATTTGACCTTAAACTGATGATTGTGGGAATAGGCACCACCAACGGTGGCCGAATTAAAGAAGGAACAGGATGGGTAAAAGACGACAACGACCAAATTGTCACCACGCGTCTCAACAATGCTTATTTGAGAGAGTTAGCAAAATCTACCAACGGAAAGTACTTCGAAATCAACAGCCAACAAAACGCCATCGGAGATGTTGTTGACGCCATCAATTCGGTGGAAAATCGGCTAATTGATAGCCGTAAAGTGGCCGTTGTAAGTAATAAGTACAGGTATTTCTTGATGGTCGCGCTCGTTTTAATTGCCCTCGACATCTTAGTAACAGTATCGACGTTCCAAGTGTAG
- a CDS encoding sterol desaturase family protein — translation METIDFAQPDIFAQTAFFMFLGIFGRYVLIAALFYYLFKVKYQAYFQPREVNLRPRRPEQHWREIGFSFITSVIFAVVGTAMVVLWQKGYTKIYTDFSQYSVLWFVFSIGLVLFLHETYYYWLHRWMHLPKVYKWVHKAHHDSITTSAWTSFSFHPTESILQALVLPALTFVIPLHYSAIVVILLIMTTTSVINHLNTELYPRDFHRHWFGKWWIGATHHSLHHSQFKYNYGLYFTFWDRWGKTESPDYEKLFDKKTSAKEVNA, via the coding sequence ATGGAAACCATTGATTTTGCCCAGCCCGATATTTTTGCCCAAACGGCTTTTTTTATGTTTTTAGGCATTTTTGGGCGTTATGTGCTCATTGCTGCCTTGTTTTACTACTTGTTTAAAGTAAAATACCAAGCTTATTTTCAGCCAAGAGAAGTCAATTTACGACCTCGTCGTCCCGAACAACATTGGCGCGAAATCGGCTTTTCGTTTATTACATCGGTCATTTTTGCCGTTGTTGGTACGGCCATGGTGGTGCTTTGGCAGAAAGGTTATACAAAAATTTACACCGATTTTAGCCAGTATTCCGTTCTGTGGTTTGTGTTTAGTATTGGCTTAGTTTTGTTTTTGCACGAAACCTATTACTACTGGCTCCACCGCTGGATGCACCTTCCAAAGGTATATAAATGGGTGCACAAAGCCCACCACGATAGCATCACTACCTCCGCTTGGACTTCTTTCTCTTTTCACCCAACAGAGAGTATTTTACAGGCGTTGGTTCTGCCTGCGTTGACGTTTGTGATTCCCCTGCATTACAGCGCAATTGTGGTTATTTTGCTCATAATGACCACAACGAGCGTTATCAATCACCTGAACACGGAGCTTTATCCCCGCGATTTTCATCGGCATTGGTTTGGAAAATGGTGGATAGGAGCTACGCACCATAGCCTGCATCATTCGCAGTTTAAGTACAACTACGGACTGTATTTTACCTTTTGGGATAGGTGGGGTAAAACCGAAAGCCCTGATTATGAAAAACTTTTTGACAAAAAGACTTCCGCAAAAGAGGTGAATGCTTAA
- the eat gene encoding ethanolamine permease, which produces MSDSTNNTHLEASLTPTLLWGLGVGYVISGMYFGWNFGLEKGGSLGMALATGLVVIMYVCFTFGYAELSCAIPKAGGIFDYATRALGRDWGFVAGIAQVVEFVLAPPAIAVGIGAHVNLFFPELPPTYAAIGAYIVFTSLNIIGVKLAATFELLITFVAIAGLLLFASITFGAVSVQHLSHNALPNGWSGVWAAIPFAIWFFLGIEGLANAAEESKNPQRDLTHGFGSAMFTLVILCSITFIGSVGIAGWEAVIYKADGSSSDSPLPLALARLVGESSIWYSAVIVTGLFGLVASFHGLLMAAGRATFEMGRVGHFPRILGQIHPKLQTPANALLVNMLVGIIVLLSNTSADIIVLSVLGALTLYGFGSICVLRLRQNEPHLPRPFRAPAYPYIPWCAFGLTLVSLIAVVVSNPLLAAYYVGTLVVSFTIYWAISMYQKE; this is translated from the coding sequence ATGTCGGACTCAACAAACAATACCCATTTAGAAGCCTCCCTTACACCCACTTTACTTTGGGGGTTGGGGGTTGGTTACGTTATTTCAGGAATGTACTTTGGCTGGAATTTTGGCCTTGAAAAAGGCGGCTCCCTCGGCATGGCCCTTGCCACGGGGCTCGTTGTCATTATGTACGTCTGTTTTACGTTTGGCTACGCCGAGCTTTCCTGCGCCATTCCCAAAGCAGGCGGCATTTTTGACTACGCCACTCGCGCATTAGGTCGCGACTGGGGGTTTGTAGCAGGCATTGCCCAAGTCGTTGAATTTGTTTTGGCTCCCCCCGCCATCGCCGTTGGAATAGGCGCCCACGTCAATCTTTTTTTTCCAGAATTACCCCCCACGTATGCCGCTATCGGTGCATATATAGTATTTACCTCGCTCAACATCATTGGGGTAAAATTGGCAGCTACTTTTGAGCTCTTGATCACCTTTGTTGCCATTGCAGGGCTTCTATTATTTGCCTCCATTACGTTCGGGGCGGTTTCGGTTCAGCATTTATCGCACAATGCCCTACCCAATGGCTGGTCGGGCGTATGGGCTGCCATTCCTTTTGCCATTTGGTTTTTTTTAGGCATCGAAGGGCTGGCCAACGCCGCCGAAGAAAGTAAAAACCCCCAACGCGACCTGACACATGGCTTTGGTTCAGCAATGTTTACCCTCGTCATACTTTGTAGTATTACCTTCATCGGTTCGGTGGGGATTGCGGGCTGGGAGGCTGTCATCTACAAAGCCGATGGCAGCTCTTCTGACTCTCCCCTGCCTTTGGCACTGGCACGCTTGGTCGGAGAGTCTTCGATTTGGTACAGTGCCGTTATTGTAACAGGCTTGTTTGGCTTGGTAGCTTCGTTTCACGGGTTGCTCATGGCAGCTGGGCGTGCCACGTTTGAAATGGGTCGCGTTGGACACTTTCCACGGATTTTGGGTCAAATTCACCCCAAACTCCAAACCCCCGCCAATGCCTTACTGGTAAATATGTTAGTCGGAATCATCGTTTTGTTGTCCAATACCTCGGCCGACATCATCGTGTTATCAGTCCTCGGAGCGCTTACTCTTTATGGCTTTGGGAGTATTTGTGTGCTACGCCTCCGCCAAAACGAGCCCCACCTTCCTAGGCCCTTTCGCGCCCCTGCTTATCCCTATATTCCTTGGTGTGCTTTTGGACTTACTTTGGTGTCATTAATTGCCGTCGTCGTTTCCAATCCACTCTTAGCTGCTTATTATGTCGGCACACTTGTGGTTAGTTTTACCATTTATTGGGCAATTAGTATGTATCAAAAGGAATAA
- a CDS encoding NRAMP family divalent metal transporter — MSKASTNPPSSTNTLLGAAFLMATSAVGPGFLTQTTVFTQQLLANFGFVILLSILLDLGAQLNIWRIIAITEKRAQDIANGLFFGLGYLLSALIVIGGLAFNIGNVAGAGLGIEVMSGLDVKIGALVSAGIGIALFLLPEAGKAMDNFAKYLGILMLLLIAYVVFSANPPVGEAIIRTVAPQQFDPIATITLVGGTVGGYITFAGGHRLLEAGIKGAQYLPQVNRSATTGILVTSIIRYFLFLATLGIVATGLTLSKDNPPASVFQLAAGQVGYRLFGVLMWSAAITSVIGSAYTSVSFLRTFHPSLERNHRYLTVAFIAVSTIIFLAVGKPVQILVFVGTVNGFILPIALSVMLIAARNKRLVGNYQHPLWLQLAGWLVVLIMSGMAVQTLLK, encoded by the coding sequence ATGAGCAAAGCATCTACGAACCCTCCCTCCTCCACAAACACACTTCTCGGGGCTGCCTTTCTGATGGCGACATCAGCGGTAGGCCCAGGCTTTTTAACCCAAACTACCGTTTTTACCCAGCAACTGCTCGCCAACTTCGGCTTTGTGATTCTGCTTTCGATTTTGCTTGATTTAGGGGCGCAGCTTAACATTTGGCGCATCATTGCCATTACCGAAAAACGTGCCCAAGACATCGCCAACGGCCTATTTTTTGGCTTGGGCTATTTACTTTCTGCCCTGATAGTCATCGGAGGATTGGCATTTAACATTGGTAACGTCGCAGGGGCTGGCTTAGGGATTGAAGTCATGAGCGGGTTGGATGTCAAAATTGGCGCGTTGGTGAGTGCAGGCATTGGCATCGCCTTGTTTCTACTTCCCGAAGCGGGCAAAGCCATGGACAACTTCGCCAAGTATTTGGGTATCTTGATGTTGTTACTTATCGCTTACGTAGTTTTTTCAGCCAATCCTCCCGTGGGTGAGGCCATTATTCGCACCGTCGCTCCCCAACAATTTGACCCCATTGCCACCATCACGCTCGTTGGCGGAACCGTCGGCGGGTACATCACTTTTGCGGGCGGCCACCGCTTGCTCGAAGCGGGGATAAAAGGCGCGCAGTACCTTCCCCAAGTCAACCGAAGTGCTACCACAGGTATTTTGGTTACTTCCATCATCCGTTATTTTTTGTTTTTAGCAACGTTAGGGATCGTGGCTACGGGTCTTACTTTGAGCAAAGACAATCCGCCCGCTTCGGTTTTTCAGTTGGCCGCTGGGCAGGTAGGTTATCGCTTGTTTGGGGTGTTGATGTGGAGTGCCGCCATCACGTCGGTCATTGGTTCGGCTTATACGTCGGTTTCATTTTTACGTACCTTCCACCCATCCCTCGAACGCAATCACCGCTACCTAACCGTCGCATTTATTGCGGTTTCTACCATTATCTTTTTGGCCGTTGGCAAACCCGTTCAGATTTTGGTGTTTGTCGGTACCGTCAATGGTTTTATTCTACCCATTGCGCTATCGGTTATGCTCATTGCGGCCCGCAACAAACGATTGGTCGGCAACTACCAACACCCGCTTTGGTTACAACTTGCGGGCTGGCTGGTCGTCCTCATCATGAGCGGCATGGCGGTTCAGACGTTGTTGAAATAA
- a CDS encoding fatty acid--CoA ligase: protein MIQTRIIPRTHSAYDPPLIIKMLFNQVTKYNPQREIVYRDLFRMDYHTFDKRVRQLANVLTEIGVKAGDTVAVMDWDSHRYLECFFAIPCLGAVLHTINVRLSPAQILYTMNHADDKVVIVHEDFVPIIEAIKDQLTTVEKFIIVSDKVYQDLNAPLVGTSFRLEGEYESLLSNASDQYAFPDFDENSLATTFYTTGTTGNPKGVYFSHRQLVMHTFCLLAYFPGYRALPLDHRDVYMPITPLFHVHGWGFPYLATMLNFKQVYPGRYEPEMLLRLLLKEKVTFSHCVPTILNMLVNNPVAKQVDLSKWSVLIGGSALTKGLAKAALELGINVTQGYGMSETAPIMSVVHMTDEQLQLSIDEQLPFRTKAGKIAPFVELDIIDDDGNSLPHDGDAVGELVARGPWMTQGYYKDAEASEKLWAGGWLHTGDVAAIGSDYYVTIADRVKDVIKTGGEWVSSLDIENLLSQVEGVAESAVIGFPDPRWGERPHAILVIKPDYQDKLTPEGIKAGLQARVDSGEINKWYVPDNIKFVPEIPKTSVGKIDKKRIRVEMKELILGH from the coding sequence ATGATTCAGACGCGCATTATACCCCGCACGCACTCGGCTTACGACCCGCCATTAATCATCAAAATGTTGTTTAACCAAGTTACCAAATACAACCCCCAACGCGAGATTGTCTATCGCGATTTGTTCCGAATGGACTATCATACCTTCGACAAACGCGTGCGTCAACTGGCCAATGTTCTTACAGAAATTGGGGTAAAAGCAGGTGATACGGTGGCCGTTATGGACTGGGATAGCCACCGTTATTTGGAGTGCTTCTTTGCGATACCGTGCTTAGGAGCGGTTTTACATACGATAAATGTTCGGCTTTCGCCTGCTCAAATTCTTTATACCATGAACCACGCCGACGACAAAGTGGTCATCGTTCACGAAGATTTTGTGCCCATCATTGAAGCCATCAAAGACCAACTTACCACCGTCGAGAAATTTATCATCGTCAGTGATAAAGTATATCAAGACCTCAATGCGCCGTTGGTCGGAACCTCATTTCGCCTTGAAGGTGAATACGAAAGCCTCCTCAGTAACGCTTCTGACCAATACGCTTTCCCTGATTTTGACGAAAATAGTTTAGCCACAACTTTCTACACCACAGGAACAACGGGGAATCCGAAAGGGGTGTATTTCTCTCATCGCCAACTGGTCATGCACACATTTTGTCTATTGGCGTATTTTCCTGGCTACCGAGCCTTGCCACTAGACCACCGCGATGTGTATATGCCCATCACGCCGTTATTCCACGTCCACGGCTGGGGCTTTCCTTACTTGGCGACCATGCTTAACTTTAAACAGGTATATCCAGGGCGTTACGAACCCGAAATGTTGTTGAGGTTGTTATTAAAAGAAAAAGTAACGTTCTCCCACTGCGTTCCTACCATTCTAAATATGCTCGTCAACAACCCCGTAGCGAAACAAGTGGATTTGAGTAAATGGAGCGTTCTGATTGGCGGCTCGGCCCTTACAAAAGGACTGGCTAAAGCGGCGTTAGAACTAGGCATCAACGTGACGCAAGGCTACGGAATGTCCGAAACCGCGCCTATTATGTCGGTAGTACACATGACAGACGAGCAACTTCAATTGAGTATCGACGAACAACTTCCGTTCCGAACCAAAGCGGGAAAAATTGCGCCGTTTGTAGAATTGGATATTATTGATGACGACGGCAATTCGCTCCCACACGATGGCGATGCCGTGGGCGAATTGGTCGCGCGTGGGCCGTGGATGACACAAGGCTATTATAAAGATGCCGAAGCGTCGGAAAAACTGTGGGCAGGCGGATGGTTACATACGGGCGACGTAGCGGCAATTGGTTCCGATTATTACGTCACCATCGCCGACCGCGTGAAGGATGTCATCAAAACGGGCGGTGAATGGGTTTCTTCGCTCGATATTGAGAATTTGCTTTCACAAGTAGAAGGCGTGGCCGAGTCGGCGGTGATTGGGTTTCCCGACCCGCGCTGGGGAGAACGCCCTCATGCCATTTTAGTCATCAAACCCGATTATCAAGACAAACTCACGCCCGAAGGAATCAAAGCAGGACTCCAAGCACGGGTTGACAGCGGCGAAATCAACAAATGGTACGTGCCTGACAACATTAAATTTGTCCCCGAAATCCCGAAAACGTCGGTAGGTAAAATTGACAAAAAACGGATTCGGGTAGAGATGAAGGAGTTAATTTTAGGTCATTAA